A portion of the Hydractinia symbiolongicarpus strain clone_291-10 chromosome 10, HSymV2.1, whole genome shotgun sequence genome contains these proteins:
- the LOC130612278 gene encoding patatin-like phospholipase domain-containing protein 2: MGINLAFSGAGFLGIYHVGTVSCLKFYGKKLLDKVDLYGGSSAGALAACMLLCDMNLEESVQFVMNTAHKVHHNFLGPISPSFDPSASIRKTFMKYLPENAYKIASGKLHVSLTRVSDWKNEIVSEFASNKELVDAVVCSSFIPFFSGMTPPKYKGVHYIDGGFTDNLPQHFEGTTITVSPFSGESDICPDDGHKTNAQFDMRNTSVQVTAHNVYRMAKALFPPNSDVLAQMCRQGFRDTLKYLHIHYPELLNVDFTIISIPRCCDLASSGYGTDDDDTSTCSCGDNSHASMLSDLEHYIATKSTMHSLVFPEQMNTILQEAKLILIQEGDLCWYLVCTLFKIAKWLISPCYYIFKHIQLFADEILHELLPKVKELSCYSPYTERLLKIALEIFDAYKGTATCEWHPSLKKERHSDIQRRNERFISAKKSMVAFPKSNLSVALDLRSREGHEAPPPSRISSTVQINEVELPLDMDMFSHHADFLSSDNNAEKDARDDDGLVMRIDKEEIVMSTCKQHTENDDYGSELMLDLPVYDMECCQTQFLREHQKRKSWEEFLIL; encoded by the exons ATGGGAATAAATTTAGCCTTTTCTGGTGCTGGTTTTCTTGGAATTTACCATGTTGGAACAGTTTCGTGCCTTAAATTCTATGGTAAAAAGTTGTTAGACAAGGTCGATCTTTATGGAGGTTCTTCAGCTGGTGCATTGGCAGCATGTATGTTGCTTTGTGACATGAATCTAGAAGAAAGTGTACAATTTGTCATGAATACTGCACACAAAGTACACCATAACTTTCTGGGTCCAATTAGCCCTTCCTTTGACCCATCAGCATCaataagaaaaacatttatgaaatatTTACCAGAAAATGCTTATAAAATTGCATCTGGTAAATTGCATGTGTCCTTGACCAGAGTTTCAGACTGGAAAAATGAGATTGTCTCAGAATTTGCTAGTAATAAAGAGCTGGTTGAT GCTGTGGTGTGCTCCTcgtttataccatttttttctgGAATGACTCCCCCCAAATACAAAGGCGTA CATTACATTGATGGAGGGTTCACTGATAATCTACCACAACACTTTGAAGGAACAACAATAACAGTTTCTCCTTTCAGTGGTGAAAGTGATATATGCCCTGATGATGGCCACAAGACCAACGCGCAATTTGATATGAGAAACACAAGTGTTCAAGTGACAGCACATAATGTATATAGAATGGCAAAAGCATTATTTCCTCCTAACAGTGATGTTCTTGCACAAATGTGTCGACAAGGTTTTAGAGACACGTTGAAATACCTCCATATTCATT ATCCTGAATTATTAAATGTTGATTTTACTATAATCAGTATACCACGCTGCTGCGATCTGGCATCCAGTGGCTATGGTACAGATGATGATGATACCAGTACATGCTCATGTGGAGACAACTCACATGCCTCTATGTTAAGTGATTTAGAACATTATATTGCAACTAAAAGTACTATGCACAGTTTAGTATTTCCTGAACAAATGAATACAA ttctTCAGGAAGCAAAGTTAATTCTTATCCAAGAAGGTGATTTATGTTGGTACCTGGTTTGTACGTTATTCAAGATTGCAAAATGGTTAATATCACCATGTTACTATATTTTCAAACACATACAGCTGTTTGCAGATGAAAT ATTGCATGAGTTATTGCCCAAAGTAAAAGAACTAAGTTGTTACAGCCCTTACACTGAGAGGTTGTTAAAAATTGCTTTGGAAATCTTTGATGCATATAAAGGAACCGCTACCTGTGAATG GCATCCaagcttaaaaaaagaaagacattCAGATATACAAAGAA GAAATGAAAGATTTATATCTGCGAAAAAATCCATGGTTGCTTTTCCGAAATCTAACTTATCTGTGGCATTGGACCTACGCAGCCGTGAAGGACATGAAGCCCCTCCTCCTTCGAGAATCTCCTCCACGGTTCAAATAAATGAAGTTGAGTTACCTCTTGATATGGATATGTTTTCACATCATGCTGATTTCCTGTCGAGTGACAATAATGCAGAAAAAGATGCACGTGATGATGATGGACTTGTAATGAGAATTGACAAAGAAGAAATAGTAATGAGTACATGTAAACAACACACGGAAAATGATGACTATGGTAGTGAGTTGATGTTAGATTTACCAGTATACGATATGGAATGTTGTCAGACACAATTCTTACGGGAACATCAAAAGCGGAAGTCGTGGGAGGAGTTCTTGATATTATAA